Proteins from a genomic interval of Syntrophus gentianae:
- a CDS encoding Fur family transcriptional regulator: MESLQEKSVAFEEACRRAGLKVTRQRLEIYCELLSSTDHPTAEALHRRLRLKLPNISLDTVYRTLASFANHGLINRVETAESLARFEATFTRHHHLICRCCGEITDFTWPLLDDISLPHDLGNWGEIDSKNLVIYGICNNCLSKTPGEKYFK, encoded by the coding sequence ATGGAATCCTTGCAGGAAAAAAGCGTGGCTTTTGAAGAGGCGTGCCGGAGGGCCGGACTCAAGGTAACCCGCCAGCGGCTGGAAATCTATTGCGAACTCCTGTCATCGACCGACCATCCCACGGCGGAGGCGTTACACCGGCGCCTGCGCCTGAAACTGCCCAATATTTCCCTGGACACGGTGTATCGAACCCTCGCCAGCTTTGCAAACCACGGATTGATCAACCGGGTCGAGACCGCGGAAAGCCTGGCCCGGTTCGAGGCAACTTTCACTCGACATCACCATCTCATCTGCCGCTGTTGTGGAGAGATCACCGATTTTACGTGGCCTCTCCTCGACGATATTTCCCTTCCTCATGATCTTGGCAACTGGGGGGAAATCGATTCTAAAAACCTTGTGATCTACGGTATCTGCAATAATTGCCTCAGCAAAACTCCTGGTGAAAAATATTTTAAATAA
- a CDS encoding type IV toxin-antitoxin system AbiEi family antitoxin domain-containing protein: protein MKTTLGKQEIQLLAYLQMRKQRTVRTGELTGPLQLSREQERELFRRMARGGLIARVRPGLYLVPPQLPLGGSWSPDEVLALNTLMEDRQGRYQICGPNAFNRYGFDEQIPTRVYAYNNRISGERSIGVVALTLIKVADNRLGDTEAAQTAEGQTAFYCSRVRSLVDAVYDWSRFNSLPRAYEWICSDLAASRISASELVKVTLHYGDKGTIRRIGLLLERQEVEPDLWRPLEEALEPSSGLIPWNPRKPKRGPISRRWGVVGNEEN from the coding sequence ATGAAAACCACCCTTGGAAAGCAGGAGATACAGTTGCTTGCCTATCTGCAGATGCGCAAGCAACGGACCGTCAGGACAGGAGAATTGACCGGTCCCCTCCAATTGAGCCGTGAGCAGGAGCGGGAACTATTCCGCCGGATGGCCAGAGGCGGCCTGATTGCCCGTGTTCGTCCTGGCCTTTATCTTGTCCCGCCCCAGCTCCCATTGGGCGGCTCCTGGTCTCCAGATGAAGTCCTGGCACTGAACACCCTGATGGAAGACCGACAGGGGCGTTACCAGATTTGCGGACCTAATGCCTTCAACCGGTACGGCTTTGACGAACAGATCCCAACGCGGGTCTATGCTTACAACAATCGGATTTCGGGAGAACGGTCCATCGGCGTTGTCGCCTTGACCTTGATCAAGGTGGCCGACAATCGGCTGGGTGATACAGAGGCGGCACAGACGGCAGAAGGCCAGACGGCCTTTTATTGTTCGCGTGTGCGGTCGCTCGTGGATGCGGTTTATGATTGGTCACGGTTCAACAGCCTCCCCCGGGCCTATGAATGGATTTGCAGTGATCTCGCCGCATCTCGAATCTCCGCATCTGAGCTGGTGAAAGTCACTTTACACTATGGCGACAAAGGAACCATCCGGCGGATCGGTTTACTGCTGGAAAGGCAAGAGGTGGAACCGGATCTTTGGAGACCACTCGAAGAGGCCCTGGAACCCTCCTCAGGTCTGATTCCCTGGAACCCACGCAAGCCGAAACGGGGACCAATCAGCCGCCGTTGGGGGGTTGTAGGCAACGAGGAGAACTGA